One genomic region from Muriicola soli encodes:
- the mreC gene encoding rod shape-determining protein MreC, translating to MQQIINFILRNKTTLLYLFLLTLGMAMSVQSHSYHRARFFNSANWLSGGLYNIQSDISSYFNLREENQILVEENTRLRNLLFNLEIDSLADVASDNFPFEVVPAQIIKNSYAFRNNYITINKGDENGVKQDMGVITSKGILGIVEHTTDKYAAVQSVLNTKSNINAKIKNTNNFGSLKWNTERFDVVQLEDIPRIVPLNIGDTIVTGAMSSIFPENIPIGTIKKFDLLASENFFTIDVALFNDMTNIKNIYIISNKNSAEIRSLEEKINNDQ from the coding sequence ATGCAGCAGATTATCAACTTCATCCTTCGCAACAAGACTACCTTGCTGTATCTCTTTTTGCTCACCTTGGGCATGGCGATGAGTGTACAATCCCATTCCTATCACCGGGCTCGTTTTTTTAACTCTGCAAATTGGCTAAGTGGCGGTTTATACAATATTCAATCAGACATATCCTCATATTTCAACCTGCGGGAGGAGAATCAAATTTTAGTTGAAGAAAATACGCGCCTTCGAAATCTTTTGTTCAACCTGGAAATTGATAGCCTTGCGGATGTCGCTTCAGATAATTTCCCCTTCGAAGTTGTTCCTGCACAAATCATTAAAAACAGCTATGCCTTTCGCAATAATTATATCACAATCAACAAGGGTGATGAGAATGGTGTAAAGCAGGATATGGGGGTTATAACTTCCAAAGGGATCCTGGGAATCGTGGAACATACAACTGATAAGTACGCAGCTGTTCAAAGCGTGCTGAACACTAAATCGAATATCAATGCCAAGATAAAGAACACCAATAATTTTGGTTCTTTAAAATGGAATACGGAACGTTTTGATGTAGTTCAACTGGAGGATATTCCCCGGATTGTTCCCCTCAACATCGGTGATACTATCGTTACAGGAGCCATGTCCAGTATTTTTCCCGAAAACATCCCCATCGGGACGATTAAGAAATTCGACCTGTTGGCCTCCGAAAACTTTTTCACCATTGATGTCGCCCTGTTCAACGATATGACAAATATCAAAAACATCTATATCATCAGTAATAAGAACAGCGCTGAGATCCGAAGTCTTGAAGAAAAAATAAACAATGACCAATAA
- the purH gene encoding bifunctional phosphoribosylaminoimidazolecarboxamide formyltransferase/IMP cyclohydrolase, producing MGTAKKAKTALISVFHKDGLEPIVKKFQELGITIYSTGGTESFIRSLGVDVIPVEEVTSYPSILGGRVKTLHPKVFGGILNRQDNEGDVAQLQEFDIPQLDIVIVDLYPFEKTVASGATEQEIIEKIDIGGISLIRAAAKNFKDVLCVSSREDYSNFLDLISNGDGITTLEQRKAFAAKAFNISSHYDTAIFNYFNPNHEIASLKISEMKGRVLRYGENPHQKGFFFGDFELMFTKLHGKELSYNNLLDVDAAVNLMAEFQDADPTFAILKHNNACGLATRDNLHQAYTDALAGDPVSAFGGILISNKEIDADTAAEIHKLFCEVVIAPSYDKEALEVLKGKKNRIILIQKEVPLPKTLVRTCLNGVLVQEKDFLTDTRENLSYVTKKKPSERELQDLIFASKLCKHTKSNTIVLVKNKQLCASGTGQTSRVDALNQAIHKATSFKFDLDGAVMASDAFFPFPDCVEIAGKSGISSVIQPGGSIKDQLSIDYCDENEIAMVMTGTRHFKH from the coding sequence ATGGGCACAGCAAAAAAAGCTAAAACCGCGCTTATATCCGTCTTTCATAAAGACGGCCTTGAACCTATTGTAAAAAAGTTTCAGGAATTAGGGATCACAATCTATTCTACCGGAGGTACAGAATCGTTTATACGCTCATTGGGGGTTGACGTAATCCCCGTTGAAGAAGTTACCAGCTATCCCTCCATCCTCGGAGGGAGGGTAAAAACCCTGCACCCAAAAGTCTTTGGAGGCATATTGAATCGGCAAGACAACGAGGGCGATGTAGCACAATTACAGGAATTTGATATCCCTCAGCTCGATATTGTTATTGTAGACCTCTATCCCTTCGAAAAAACAGTAGCCTCAGGGGCAACTGAACAAGAGATTATTGAAAAAATAGACATAGGCGGAATCTCATTGATCAGGGCAGCGGCCAAAAATTTTAAAGATGTGCTTTGTGTTTCTTCAAGGGAAGACTACAGCAATTTTCTCGACCTGATATCAAACGGAGACGGGATAACCACCCTGGAACAGAGAAAGGCCTTTGCAGCAAAAGCCTTTAATATTTCTTCACATTACGACACCGCCATTTTTAACTACTTCAATCCGAATCATGAGATCGCCTCATTAAAGATCAGTGAGATGAAAGGAAGAGTACTGCGCTATGGGGAAAACCCGCATCAGAAAGGTTTTTTCTTTGGGGATTTTGAGCTGATGTTCACCAAATTACACGGGAAGGAACTATCGTATAACAACCTTCTCGATGTTGATGCAGCGGTAAATCTGATGGCTGAATTTCAAGATGCCGATCCCACTTTTGCTATCCTGAAACACAATAATGCCTGCGGCCTGGCCACAAGAGATAATTTACATCAGGCCTATACCGATGCTCTGGCAGGAGATCCGGTATCAGCCTTTGGTGGAATACTGATTAGCAACAAAGAAATAGACGCAGACACAGCCGCGGAGATTCACAAACTCTTTTGTGAAGTAGTCATTGCACCTTCCTATGACAAAGAGGCTCTCGAAGTTTTAAAGGGCAAGAAAAACAGAATTATTTTAATTCAAAAAGAGGTTCCATTGCCTAAAACGCTTGTAAGAACCTGCCTGAATGGTGTGCTGGTACAGGAAAAGGACTTCCTCACGGATACCAGAGAAAATTTATCTTACGTTACAAAGAAAAAACCCTCGGAACGTGAATTACAGGATCTGATTTTTGCTTCTAAGCTCTGTAAACACACAAAATCAAATACCATTGTCCTGGTAAAGAACAAGCAGTTATGTGCCAGTGGTACCGGACAAACCTCAAGAGTGGATGCCCTCAATCAGGCCATTCACAAGGCTACTTCTTTTAAGTTCGACCTCGATGGGGCCGTTATGGCAAGTGATGCCTTCTTTCCGTTTCCGGATTGTGTTGAGATTGCAGGCAAGAGTGGTATTAGCAGTGTGATTCAACCGGGAGGTTCAATAAAAGACCAGCTGAGCATCGATTATTGCGACGAAAATGAAATTGCTATGGTAATGACTGGCACACGTCATTTTAAACATTAA
- a CDS encoding GAF domain-containing protein: MFEKLQSKIPTLLQAENLSTDEKLKELCLFLKNEIPYYDWVGFYFRNGEKEELKLGPYAGAPTDHEIIPFGKGICGQVALSNSNFVVPDVSAQDNYIACSISVRSEIVVPLFVNGKNIGQIDIDSETPDPFSEADERFLEFVNREVAKIL; the protein is encoded by the coding sequence GAAAAACTTCAATCCAAAATACCGACCCTTCTTCAGGCTGAGAATCTGAGCACTGATGAGAAACTGAAAGAGCTTTGTCTATTCCTGAAAAATGAAATTCCCTACTACGATTGGGTTGGGTTTTATTTCCGCAATGGCGAAAAGGAAGAGTTGAAATTAGGTCCTTATGCAGGCGCCCCTACGGATCACGAGATCATTCCCTTCGGAAAAGGAATTTGCGGGCAAGTAGCCCTTAGCAACAGTAACTTTGTAGTTCCGGATGTGTCTGCTCAGGACAATTACATTGCATGTAGCATCTCTGTAAGATCTGAGATTGTAGTTCCCTTATTTGTCAACGGAAAAAATATAGGTCAGATCGACATCGATTCAGAAACACCCGATCCCTTTTCAGAAGCTGACGAACGCTTTTTGGAATTTGTCAATCGCGAAGTAGCCAAAATTCTTTAA
- the mreD gene encoding rod shape-determining protein MreD: MTNNLYLKNGLRFVLLILAQVLVFNRLNFLGFINPMIYLLFLYWYPIKQRQSVFIIIGFILGFIIDIFSDTLAFHAVACTTMAFFRPAIMRFVFGVNFEFQSFKLSNTTKAQQITFLAFLIIGHHTIFFLLEIFSFSHLLLLLKKTVSTSAGTLVLSILIISLFSAEKE; encoded by the coding sequence ATGACCAATAATCTGTACCTGAAGAACGGTTTGCGCTTTGTGCTTCTGATACTCGCACAGGTTTTGGTATTTAACCGACTCAACTTCTTGGGATTTATCAACCCCATGATCTACCTGCTGTTTCTCTATTGGTATCCAATAAAGCAGCGTCAGAGTGTTTTTATTATTATTGGCTTCATTCTGGGATTTATCATTGATATTTTTTCTGACACCCTTGCATTTCATGCCGTAGCCTGTACCACTATGGCATTCTTCCGTCCGGCAATCATGCGTTTTGTTTTTGGAGTGAATTTTGAGTTTCAAAGTTTTAAACTCAGTAATACGACTAAAGCACAACAAATCACATTTTTAGCGTTCTTAATAATAGGACATCACACGATATTCTTTTTGCTTGAAATTTTTAGTTTTTCGCATTTGCTATTACTTTTGAAAAAGACAGTTTCTACCAGTGCGGGAACCCTTGTACTGAGTATTTTGATTATTTCACTTTTTAGTGCTGAAAAAGAATGA
- a CDS encoding rod shape-determining protein — MGFFDFLTEEIAIDLGTANTLIIHADKVVVDSPSIVARDRITGKIIAVGREANQMQGKTHENIKTIRPLKDGVIADFDASEKMINMFIKNIPALKKKWFPPALRMVICIPSGITEVEMRAVKESAERVNGKEVYLIHEPMAAAIGIGLDIMQPKGNMIVDIGGGTTEIAVIALGGIVCDKSVKIAGDVFTNDIIYYMRTQHNLYVGETTAENIKIKIGSATEDLQSPPDEMSVQGRDLLTGKPKQVSISYREIAKALDKSILRVEDAVMETLSQTPPELAADIYNTGIYLAGGGSMLRGLDRRLSQKTDLPVYIAEDPLRAVVRGTGIALKNLERYKSILIK, encoded by the coding sequence ATGGGATTTTTTGACTTTTTAACTGAGGAGATCGCGATCGACCTTGGTACCGCCAATACCCTTATCATCCATGCAGATAAAGTTGTTGTAGATAGCCCTTCCATTGTAGCCAGAGACAGGATTACCGGTAAGATCATCGCCGTGGGAAGGGAAGCCAATCAAATGCAGGGCAAGACCCATGAAAACATAAAGACCATACGACCTCTGAAAGACGGGGTAATTGCCGACTTTGATGCATCTGAAAAGATGATCAATATGTTTATCAAAAACATCCCTGCTCTAAAGAAAAAATGGTTTCCACCGGCACTTAGAATGGTTATTTGTATCCCGTCAGGTATCACCGAAGTGGAAATGCGGGCAGTAAAAGAATCGGCTGAACGGGTAAATGGAAAAGAAGTATACCTCATCCATGAACCTATGGCAGCAGCTATTGGTATCGGTTTGGATATTATGCAACCCAAAGGAAATATGATTGTGGATATCGGGGGTGGAACCACTGAAATTGCAGTAATTGCCCTGGGAGGAATCGTATGTGACAAATCGGTAAAGATTGCGGGAGATGTATTTACAAACGATATTATCTACTATATGCGCACCCAGCACAACCTTTATGTTGGGGAGACTACGGCTGAAAATATTAAAATTAAAATAGGCTCTGCAACGGAAGACCTGCAATCGCCCCCGGATGAAATGTCTGTACAGGGTCGCGATTTGCTCACAGGGAAGCCCAAACAAGTATCTATTTCGTACAGGGAAATTGCAAAAGCCCTTGACAAATCCATCCTGCGAGTAGAAGACGCCGTAATGGAAACCTTGTCTCAAACTCCCCCGGAATTGGCAGCCGATATATACAATACCGGAATCTATCTCGCCGGTGGAGGATCAATGCTCAGGGGGCTGGACCGCAGGCTGTCCCAAAAAACAGATCTGCCGGTTTATATCGCCGAAGATCCGCTTAGAGCTGTAGTAAGGGGCACAGGTATTGCTCTAAAAAATTTAGAACGCTACAAGAGTATTCTCATCAAATAG